TATCAAAGGTTTCTTACTAGCAGTACAAGACTGTTGTATCGCTAAAGGCATGGACGCAAAAACTCCTAGTTTCGTACTAGATGAGCTTAAAAAGCGAATTTAGAGTCGAAAGTTCAGACTATAGGTTACACTTTGCAAGTCTCAATGCGAGAGAAGAGGAGACCACTCCCGTAGAGGACAAGGATACGACCCAAAAACCGCACCAAAACCCGCCAGGAAGGTGTCCACGGGGAACTTTTACGGTATCAAATGTAACTTCTCCATATCCAATCCAGCTTTCTTCCACTCTCCATCCCACGCGATCGCCAAATTTTTCCCAGGCTTCTTTATAGTAGTTGCCGTCGGGTAACCCCCCGACTTCAAGATAAATTTGTTTTTGAATGCTGAAGCCAAAGCGTCCTGAGCTATATTTTACCCATAAGCGATCTATGGTGCGGAGGTCTGTACAAGGAAAGTTCAAAAGTTCTTCATCTCTAATCCAATCACCTTCAGAGCGACCAACAGCTTGGAGCATCACCAAATAGGTTTCATAGTCTGCTTCTTTCCACTGTCCTGCTTTTAGGAAATTTCGGAGTTTGGTATAGTCTATACCCTTTTCACTACTTAGGGCATCATCTGAATCTTCAGTTACAACGGTACTTCGAGTTTCAATAACTTCACTTGAGGGTGGGTTACAATCCTGTCCGCGAGCATTGGGGGAATCATTCAACTGTTTTTTATCCAACAACTTGGGAGTCAGTTCTTCTGCAATCCCCTGAATCTGAATCAGTGTGCAACCAAGTTCATATGCAAATTCAATCGATTCTCCAGCACCTAAAGCATCGTAAAAACCAACTGCGAATTCAATGGCTGCTTTATCTCCAACTGCTTGCCTCATACCAATAACATAATCAATATGTTGAGCTATTGCCTTAGCTTGAATCTCTGAATAACAAGCATTAAGCACTACACATTTGACGCGGTTGCCAAATAGCTTAAATAGTCTAGCTAGAGCCAAAGCGTCTACTAGCTTTGCTTGTCCTGTTTCATCCTCGAAAATCAGACCGTCAAGTCCTGCTCCATGTCCAGAAAAGTGAACGATATTTGGTTTGAAATCTAAAATAGAGCGGTGAATATCTCTAGAACGGACAGCTAATGCTGACTTGATTTCAAATTGCTCGCGTTGTCTAGCCCGTTGTAACCCTTGTTCAATTTCACGCAACTCTTCGTCTAGACGCAACTGACTAGTACCTTTTGGATTTGCTGCCAAAATCAAGATTTTCTGCAAATGGTTAATTGGCTCTAAACGGGTATTAAGTGTTGAGGCTGTGGAAGTAGATTGCTGTTGTCGTCGTCTTGAGGCTTCTTCCTGTTCTCGTTGTCGTTGCAATCTCTGTACTTCTTGTTGTTCAGCTTCTTTTTCCAAAAGAGCTATATCCTCATGTTTAAGCTGATAGTGTTCTTGCAGTTTCTTCAAATCAGCTTTAGCCTTTTCTAAGAGCGGATATCCTTGTTCATCTACCCACTTGGTAAAGACTTGCCTATATTTATCCAAATTTTCTTTATATATCCCAAAAGGTTCTAATATTTTGTCTCGGACTGCACGAACTTCTTCTTCGGTTAATTTTAGTTTTTTTTGTAAATCCTTTAATATTTCCGATTCCCCAAAAGAAATCTCTCCATCTTCTGCAAATGCCTCAACCTGCTTGTGATATTTATCTATGGCATCTTCCTTATTGCTGTAATGTGAAGGGATGT
This genomic interval from Scytonema hofmannii PCC 7110 contains the following:
- a CDS encoding GUN4 domain-containing protein, encoding MMTPLQRKQLRDALISAFPERSLLEQLLDFDLDKKLNQITLDSNLQSVVYQLIKTAQAQGWLVDLVRAAYEENPGNSQLATIAQELLTPEIPSVKSLNIPSHYSNKEDAIDKYHKQVEAFAEDGEISFGESEILKDLQKKLKLTEEEVRAVRDKILEPFGIYKENLDKYRQVFTKWVDEQGYPLLEKAKADLKKLQEHYQLKHEDIALLEKEAEQQEVQRLQRQREQEEASRRRQQQSTSTASTLNTRLEPINHLQKILILAANPKGTSQLRLDEELREIEQGLQRARQREQFEIKSALAVRSRDIHRSILDFKPNIVHFSGHGAGLDGLIFEDETGQAKLVDALALARLFKLFGNRVKCVVLNACYSEIQAKAIAQHIDYVIGMRQAVGDKAAIEFAVGFYDALGAGESIEFAYELGCTLIQIQGIAEELTPKLLDKKQLNDSPNARGQDCNPPSSEVIETRSTVVTEDSDDALSSEKGIDYTKLRNFLKAGQWKEADYETYLVMLQAVGRSEGDWIRDEELLNFPCTDLRTIDRLWVKYSSGRFGFSIQKQIYLEVGGLPDGNYYKEAWEKFGDRVGWRVEESWIGYGEVTFDTVKVPRGHLPGGFWCGFWVVSLSSTGVVSSSLALRLAKCNL